DNA sequence from the Candidatus Woesearchaeota archaeon genome:
AGAAGAATTACATCAGCAAGTTCAACAGGTAGCAAAAGAAAGTCAAGAATATCATTTAAAGTTTATAGAATTCACAAAAAAGATTAATGAATTAAGAAAAACACAAGAAGAAGCATTTAAAACTTTCATCTCTCAAAAAGACGAATTTACTTCAACAGCAAAACTTCTTGAAGATAAATTACAAGAAAGTACAAAATTCAAAAGAGAAGTAGAAAAGAAAAGAACAAATAAAAAACAAGAAGAAAATAAAAAAACAAAATTATTCTTAAACCAAAAAATCCAAGAAGTTAATGAAAAAATGAAGAGAGGAGAAAAATTAACAAAGGATGATTTGTTAATATTGCAGGCAGATGCAAATTCTTAATTCATTGATAGAATGGACTAAAAATACTTTTGTGCCACTTGGGGCATGGGGATTATTCATCTTAGCTTTTATGGAAAGCTCATTTTTCCCAATACCTCCTGATGTCTTACTAATTGTTCTAACTCTAGCAAAACCTGAATATGCTTTATTTTATGCATTAATTTGTACAGTCGGTTCAGTATTAGGAGCGTTGTTAGGATATTGGATTGGGAGAGTGGGTGGACAACCTTTAATAAAAAAATTATTTAAAGAATCAACAGTAGAAAAAGTACATAATCTATTCCAAAAATATGAAGCTTGGGCAATAGGTATAGCCGGTTTTACTCCTATCCCTTACAAAGTGTTTACTATTCTTGGAGGGGTTTTTTATATTAATATTCCAAAATTCATAATTGCTTCAGTGATAAGTAGAGGTTTAAGATTTTTAATTGTCGCTCTCTTAGTGGGGTGGTTTGGACAGTCTGCAATTGATTTTATTAATAACAATTTTGAAATTGCAACAATACTGCTTGTTTTAATTATTATAGGATGTTATATTCTTTATAAAAGATATTCAGAAAAAGTTAAAAGTTGGTTTTAAATCTCACCGCGATCTTTCAAACTATAAACATAGTTTCTTGCTTCAGATTCACCAATATTCATACTATTTGCTTTTCTAAGAACTTCATCCATTTTTACTGGTTGTCCATTACTCGCTCTTTTTAATCCAACAACTAAATTCTTTATTTTCTCTCTGTTGGTTACTACAGGATTAGAACTCGTTTGAGCACCTTGAGAACTCATTCCAAGACTTTTTTGAGGTTGTGAACTCAATCTCAAACCATAAGGATTATCATCATTTGAACTTGAAAATGATCTGGATGCAGATGAGCTAACAGGTTTTCTTGCACCATCAGACATGGACAAAGCACCCATATCTACAGTTGCAGGTCTTTGATATTTTGGTAATGCTGATTGACCTGATCTAGATTCGTAATTAGTAATAGATGTTTTTCTCATATTTGAAGGCAAAGAAATATCCACTTTTTGACTTATCATTTGAGGTTGTTGTACTTGTGGTTGTGCAGGTTGCTGATAAGAATTATCTATACTATTAGGATAAGCTTCCATTTTAGGCACTTCTTGAACCATTAGTTGTACTGGCTGAGATTCAGGAGAACTTATCATCCTTTTAATTTCAGGTATAATACTTCTTATATCTTCAATTTCAACATTTGGATTTTGAGAAGTATTAATTTCAGCACTTTTTATTACAGAATTCTCAGTTTCCATAGAAATAGGTTTATTTTCAACCTGTTCAGATATAGTTTCAAATATTTGATTTTTAATCTCAGGTAAATTAGTCTTAATATCCTGAACTTTTGTTTCAAAAGCAGAATTTCGTTTGTTTAAACTTTTGTTAATAATCTCTAGAATACCCTTCAAATCTTCAACACTTTCTGTTTCAGTATCAAAGCTTATTTTCATTTTTTAAATTTTCTATCCTAGAGTAGGTATATTTTAGGATTTATTTAAATAGTTTTATATTCTGGATAAGATACTTTAAATCTGAGTATATTGGCGTATTATTCACTTTATAGCGCTTTATTAACAATATCCATACTAAAGCAACAAACAAAGTAGCGATTACTTTCCAAATTAACAGATGCCAAAAATCAAAGAATTTCTCATTAATCTCTAAGATACTTATTAAAAATGTTAATCTTAATAAATTTGCAACAAATATTGCTCCAAAACCAAAACTTAACATCTTAATTATATTTTTTAAAGATATATCCTTAGTTAAAATAACTAAAATAAAAATTAAATAATATGCAGAAACTGCGGCACAAGCATTATTAAAAGTTAAAAAATTATTTTCAATTATTATTTGATTTCCGGTTAATAGACTTTGATTATAAAATATTCTTAATATAAAATAAAAAACATATTTGGTTATTGGAGTAATTATATAACTAAAAAGACTATAAGAAAATATCACAAGTGCAACCATTCTTAATATTAACTTTTGATAGTAATTCATAATTAGACAATTATTCCTTTATTTTAATATAAACTTTTGTATTCAGTTACATAAAATTTTTAAACTGCCTATATTATCTAGTATTATGGACTCATTTCATGAACTAAAACTAAATCCTGCATATATCTATTTGATTTTAGCTACATGTTTAATTATAAGTTTTATATTTGACACAAAAATAGTTTATTTTTTTTATGAATTAAGAAATCTGAGCATAATTTTATTGCCTTTGATGACTTTTTTAAGTAGCCCTATTCTGATTGGATTAATAATATTTTACATACTCTTTCTAGATTTAAAAAGTAAAAATTATGTTTCTGCATTCGCCTTAGCCTTTTCATTCAGTCTAGCTGCATTATCTAGTCTTCTAATAAAGAACTTAACTTTACGCCAAAGACCTTACTCAAAATTTAATTTTAATACAACTGAACCAAGAAATAGTTATTCTTTTCCAAGTAATCATACTGCTTCAGTATATTCTACTTTAAAATTTTTCCCAAAAAACTCTCTAAAATGGATTTTTTATATTTTGTTAATACTCATTCCAATATCAAGATTATACTTAGAAGTACACTATTTAAGTGATCTTTTTATGGGTGTAATCGTGGGTTTATTAGCTTCAGACATAATAGTTTATCTTGAGAAGAATCACAAATTAATTTCAAAATTAGTGGCTCTTTTAAAATTAGACAGAGTTTAATATGGCGCATAAAAATGAAACAAAAAGACAGTTATTTCATCTAATCTTTGGTTTAGTTTTATTTTTCTTGTATTACTTTAATTTTTTAAATTCAATTCATTTCTTTATTTTATTCCTAATTTCTTTAATGGGTTCAGCAATTTATTTATATTATCAACCTAAAATAATAAAATGGTTCATAGAGAAATTTGATAGAGACTCAAAAATTCCTGCAGAAGGAGTATTCTTTCTTTTTTTAGGTTTTGCAGTCTCAACATTTTTCTTTGAAAAACAAATAGCAATAATAGGATTATTAACCCTAATAATTGGAGATTCAATTTCACCTCTAATTGGGATAAATTTTGGGAAAATTAAAAACCCATTAAACAAAAAAAGAAACATAGAGGGTTTAATCACAGGTTACTTAGCAACTTTAGTCTTTATCTCATGGCTAACAAATCTTACCTTCTTAATCAGCATAATTGTCTTAGTAGGTATGGTAATTGAAAGTCTAGAACTAAAAAGATATTCTTACGCTTTTGATGATAATACCTTTATACCTTTAATCACTTGTTTATTATTAGTAATATTAAATGGCTTTCCCTCCTCTTGGCCTTTAAACTTATTTTATTGATTTTAAAGACCTTTAACTCTCATCCTATAACTACTTTAAAATAGCGAAAGTTTTAAAAAAGCCACCCCCTATATTTAAGCTAATTATACTTAAAAAGCGCTTAAAACTAGTTTTAGGGGGTAAAACTATGAAAAATAAATTTTTGTTTAGTATTTTAGCAACATTAGTTCTTGGCATATTCTTAGTTTCTGCTGCTACAGTAGGAGATATAAGAATAAGTCAAGCTTCAACTTCAATAACTGCAAATTCAGGTGAAACATATTCATCTAGTTTCGTATTATCTACAAACAATGCAATAGAAAGAATTCCAAAAATATTCTATGCCACATTTGATAATTCTTTAACAAGTGATAGTGGAACACCTCTCTCTGGATTTGCAACAATAACTGGTTATTCAGATGCACAATTTGCCCAAGCTGCAAATTTAAGTGTAGGTTCAAAATTAGCATATGCAACTGCAAATAATTTAAATGAAAGTGCAGGAACAATAGAATTCTGGTTCAAACCTGAATTTAATAAAGCAGATGGAAAAAATCATATATTCTTCTTCTTAGAAGGTTCAACTCCCAATACAATTGGTGTTTCAAATTCATTAGTCATCTTTAAAGATTCTTTAGGAAGATTGATGTTCAGAAATCAAGGTTCACCAGATTATAGAACTGCAGACACAACTGATTTTACAATAGATAATTCATGGCATTATCTTGTAGCAACTTATGATTCAAGTTCAATGAAATTATATTATGATGGTGTTAAAAAAGTAGAGTGGGCACAAGCTCCAGTTTTAGCAATAACTGCAACCAAATTTATGATTGGTTCAGATTATAATGGTGCAAATACTGCAGATTCTTTAATAGATGATTTCAGAATAAGTAAAAGAGCACTAACTGCTACAGAAGTTTCAGAAATTTATACATCAAAAGCAGTTCATACAGATGCAGATTATACTTTAACATATAATGCAAAATTAGCAAATGTAACTTTAACTTCAATAGATTTAACATCTACTACAGACTCAACTAAAAAAGTAAATTCCTCATTAGTTACATTTACTACAAATAATTTAGATATATTCTATGGAGATTCAACAACAGTAAATTACCAAATTGCAATACCCCCATATCAAGCCACTGGTACTTATACAGGAACAATCTCCGCAAAATCACAAGACAATGCAAATGAAGCAACTTATGCCGTTTCATTAACTATACCAGAATCAAAAGGATTAACAGTTGACGGAACAACTTTAATTGTTACACCTGCAGATTCAACAAAGTCAACTTCATTTACAATAAAAAACACAGGTAATATTGATTTAAGTGCAATAACTGCAACTTATAATCAAAGCCTTTTAACTGATAGATTAAACAAGACAATAACTTTAACATTCAGTAAACCCAGTTTCAATCTTATCTCTGGAGAATCAACTGGATTAGATGTTACAGCAAATCTACCTTCAGGATTAGAATTTGGTAAATATGTAACTCAAATTACATTTGGAAACTCAGTAACTTCAAAAGTTTTAGACTTTACAATTAGAGTAGAGCCTGACATGTGTGAAGATGGAGAAGTTGGAAGTTATGTTAAAATAGTAGACATAAACGAGCCAGATGCTGGTGACAGTTTCAAACCAGGTCAAGAAATTTCAGTTGAAGTAGAGGCAAGAAATGACGACCTAGATGATAAAAAAGATATTACTGTTGAAGCTTTCTTATTTAATGTAGACACTATGGAAGATGACGAAGATTATCTTTCAACTGCAAAAGTTACAAATGAACTTAAAAAAGAAACTTCAAAAACAGTTACATTAAAATTAAT
Encoded proteins:
- a CDS encoding DedA family protein, which encodes MQILNSLIEWTKNTFVPLGAWGLFILAFMESSFFPIPPDVLLIVLTLAKPEYALFYALICTVGSVLGALLGYWIGRVGGQPLIKKLFKESTVEKVHNLFQKYEAWAIGIAGFTPIPYKVFTILGGVFYINIPKFIIASVISRGLRFLIVALLVGWFGQSAIDFINNNFEIATILLVLIIIGCYILYKRYSEKVKSWF
- the prtA gene encoding pacearchaeosortase → MNYYQKLILRMVALVIFSYSLFSYIITPITKYVFYFILRIFYNQSLLTGNQIIIENNFLTFNNACAAVSAYYLIFILVILTKDISLKNIIKMLSFGFGAIFVANLLRLTFLISILEINEKFFDFWHLLIWKVIATLFVALVWILLIKRYKVNNTPIYSDLKYLIQNIKLFK
- a CDS encoding phosphatase PAP2 family protein, coding for MDSFHELKLNPAYIYLILATCLIISFIFDTKIVYFFYELRNLSIILLPLMTFLSSPILIGLIIFYILFLDLKSKNYVSAFALAFSFSLAALSSLLIKNLTLRQRPYSKFNFNTTEPRNSYSFPSNHTASVYSTLKFFPKNSLKWIFYILLILIPISRLYLEVHYLSDLFMGVIVGLLASDIIVYLEKNHKLISKLVALLKLDRV
- a CDS encoding putative S-layer protein; protein product: MKNKFLFSILATLVLGIFLVSAATVGDIRISQASTSITANSGETYSSSFVLSTNNAIERIPKIFYATFDNSLTSDSGTPLSGFATITGYSDAQFAQAANLSVGSKLAYATANNLNESAGTIEFWFKPEFNKADGKNHIFFFLEGSTPNTIGVSNSLVIFKDSLGRLMFRNQGSPDYRTADTTDFTIDNSWHYLVATYDSSSMKLYYDGVKKVEWAQAPVLAITATKFMIGSDYNGANTADSLIDDFRISKRALTATEVSEIYTSKAVHTDADYTLTYNAKLANVTLTSIDLTSTTDSTKKVNSSLVTFTTNNLDIFYGDSTTVNYQIAIPPYQATGTYTGTISAKSQDNANEATYAVSLTIPESKGLTVDGTTLIVTPADSTKSTSFTIKNTGNIDLSAITATYNQSLLTDRLNKTITLTFSKPSFNLISGESTGLDVTANLPSGLEFGKYVTQITFGNSVTSKVLDFTIRVEPDMCEDGEVGSYVKIVDINEPDAGDSFKPGQEISVEVEARNDDLDDKKDITVEAFLFNVDTMEDDEDYLSTAKVTNELKKETSKTVTLKLIMPYEDLDEDDHYMVIVKAYDDDKEDEQCIQKSVAIEASTESRDIYIKSVDLSGTNKAVCGSTNYLAVTLVNNGEKDDEKQYVQIKNTALNLNEYSTKQDIDSEDSADYKIPFVIPETAKAGIYSIEVIAFYNDGKDSKSRFIDLVLDCAGTSTIVKPSSVELKTVTTALDFSQEDNRLHLLITNNNDKDIEAYLSVTSVGDWFSAIDTRSETLHAGDNNIYIDITPKGNLTTSEKTAIVTLKARGTSSFDPIEKTLSVSVTPAAQKVNKLKEWYSSASSKQTGIMWILIDAVLILFAIFLVKSIYSGVRSKKADYSEKELRRMDKQQKKLI